One genomic region from Campylobacter sp. RM5004 encodes:
- a CDS encoding iron ABC transporter permease yields MRKLSDFFAYFLLFIILIPIFYVMFFITQPIKPNTAVLFESYLGEYLKNTAIILFFTLLFSTIIGVFLAYFESFYEYKFRKFFRFVLVLPFAIPSYLFAYVYADFFSYFSWFNIFLRNTFDIKIHFDIMNIYGCIFIFTISFFPYVYILARGFLARFSASIINSAKSLGKSDTEIFFKIILPLSRPVIVAGASLCAMESLNAYGAPNYYGLHVFSTGIYKAWIGYSDLNAAIKLAVILLLIVFFILFVEKIFRKPYEISSKEYPITRAKLSKKASFIIISLFSLVFFICFLLPIIHILIWFKRSYFDVDYSALFTLSKNSFFLSTISSLIILFVAMFLAYNQRFKSGVNKLAISSLANMGYSIPGSVIAICMLTLFISFDRLNAPIYEFFGINKTLFLTLSPVVLIFAYVVRFLSLGFNGLDAGFNKLSSSIIYARQSLSKNQLIGFFKIEFMLIIPSFLSSFILIFIEVIKELPLASLLATSDFKTLSFEMDRYASDEQLAMVSAPALVVIITCFILLVIFNFIKERK; encoded by the coding sequence GTGAGAAAGTTAAGCGATTTTTTTGCTTATTTTTTACTTTTTATAATACTTATTCCTATTTTTTATGTAATGTTTTTTATAACACAGCCGATAAAGCCAAATACGGCTGTGTTGTTTGAGAGTTACTTAGGGGAGTATCTTAAAAATACAGCGATTATTTTATTTTTTACGCTTTTATTTTCAACTATAATCGGTGTATTTTTAGCATATTTTGAAAGTTTTTATGAGTATAAATTTAGGAAGTTTTTTCGTTTTGTGCTAGTATTACCATTCGCAATTCCTAGCTATTTGTTTGCTTATGTTTATGCTGATTTTTTCTCGTATTTTTCGTGGTTTAATATATTTTTAAGAAATACTTTTGATATTAAAATCCACTTTGATATTATGAATATTTATGGGTGTATTTTTATATTTACAATATCGTTTTTTCCTTATGTTTATATATTAGCTAGAGGTTTTCTTGCAAGATTTTCAGCAAGTATTATAAATAGTGCAAAAAGTCTTGGTAAAAGTGATACGGAAATATTTTTTAAAATTATTTTGCCATTAAGTCGCCCTGTAATTGTAGCAGGTGCAAGTCTTTGTGCTATGGAAAGCCTTAATGCTTACGGAGCGCCTAATTATTACGGACTTCATGTATTTAGCACTGGTATTTATAAAGCTTGGATTGGATATAGCGATTTAAATGCTGCTATTAAATTAGCTGTGATTTTATTATTAATTGTGTTTTTTATTCTTTTTGTTGAAAAGATTTTTAGAAAGCCTTATGAAATAAGCTCTAAAGAATATCCTATCACAAGGGCAAAACTTAGTAAAAAAGCTAGTTTTATTATCATAAGTTTATTTTCATTAGTGTTTTTTATTTGTTTTTTACTTCCTATTATTCATATTTTGATTTGGTTTAAGAGAAGTTATTTTGATGTTGATTACTCAGCTTTATTTACGCTTAGCAAAAATAGTTTTTTCTTAAGCACGATTTCTAGCTTAATTATATTATTTGTAGCTATGTTTTTAGCATATAATCAACGCTTTAAAAGTGGCGTTAATAAACTTGCAATAAGTTCTTTAGCAAATATGGGGTATAGCATTCCTGGTTCGGTTATTGCTATTTGTATGCTTACTTTATTTATATCTTTTGATAGGTTAAATGCACCTATTTATGAGTTTTTTGGAATTAACAAAACTTTATTTTTAACGCTTAGCCCTGTGGTTTTAATCTTTGCTTATGTGGTAAGATTTCTTTCACTTGGGTTTAATGGACTTGATGCAGGATTTAATAAACTATCAAGCTCAATTATTTATGCAAGGCAAAGCCTTAGCAAAAATCAATTAATAGGCTTTTTTAAAATTGAGTTTATGCTAATAATTCCAAGTTTTCTTAGCTCATTTATATTAATTTTTATAGAAGTTATAAAAGAATTACCACTTGCTAGCTTGCTTGCTACGAGTGATTTTAAAACCCTTTCGTTTGAAATGGATAGATACGCAAGTGATGAGCAGCTTGCTATGGTTAGTGCTCCTGCACTTGTTGTAATTATTACTTGCTTTATATTATTAGTTATTTTTAATTTTATTAAGGAAAGAAAATGA
- a CDS encoding ABC transporter ATP-binding protein yields MSYLEFKNVTFGYKEPLFSNLSFSLEQSERLSILGQSGSGKSTILKLIAGFIELKQGEIILDGVNISKLPAYKRNIGFLFQDYALFPHLKVIENVTFGIKDGDKKEIAMDILNSLEISNLANAYPKTLSGGQQQRVALARCIAQKPKLLLLDEPFCALDANLRSSIRSFVLDYISKLNIACIMVTHDLADVNAFKSKILKLTCG; encoded by the coding sequence ATGAGTTATTTAGAATTTAAAAATGTTACATTTGGATATAAAGAGCCTTTATTTTCTAATCTTAGCTTTAGTTTAGAACAATCAGAAAGGCTAAGCATTTTAGGTCAAAGTGGAAGTGGAAAAAGCACTATTTTAAAACTAATTGCAGGTTTTATAGAATTAAAACAAGGCGAAATTATTTTAGATGGTGTAAATATTTCTAAACTTCCTGCATATAAAAGAAATATAGGTTTTTTATTTCAAGATTACGCACTCTTTCCACATTTAAAAGTAATAGAAAATGTAACATTTGGTATAAAAGATGGCGATAAAAAAGAAATCGCTATGGATATTTTAAACTCACTTGAGATTAGCAACCTAGCAAATGCTTATCCAAAAACCCTAAGTGGTGGTCAGCAACAACGCGTTGCTCTTGCAAGATGTATAGCTCAAAAGCCAAAATTATTGCTTTTAGATGAGCCTTTTTGTGCATTAGACGCTAATCTTCGCTCTTCAATTAGAAGCTTCGTGCTTGATTATATAAGCAAATTAAATATCGCTTGTATTATGGTAACTCATGATTTAGCCGATGTAAATGCCTTTAAATCAAAAATTTTAAAGCTTACTTGTGGATAA
- a CDS encoding DUF493 domain-containing protein, protein MVNLEEIKADLKIEYPCNWSYKVILDKDKDINELVKELKIENAKIENSKSTDNYKSYNISLEVPNEAYRLELFSMLKKHSKFVL, encoded by the coding sequence GTGGTCAATTTAGAAGAAATTAAAGCTGATTTAAAGATTGAATATCCTTGCAATTGGAGTTATAAAGTAATCTTAGATAAAGATAAGGATATAAACGAATTAGTTAAAGAATTAAAAATAGAAAATGCAAAAATAGAGAATTCAAAATCAACTGATAATTATAAAAGCTATAACATAAGCTTAGAAGTGCCTAATGAAGCTTATAGGCTTGAGTTATTTTCTATGCTAAAAAAACATTCTAAATTTGTTTTATAA
- the moaC gene encoding cyclic pyranopterin monophosphate synthase MoaC, translating into MQLTHINEQNNPTMVDVSDKNITKRRALASGKITMNEEAFNAVLNGNAKKGAVINTAIVAAVLAAKQTSNLIPMCHPLPISKVDVDITPVDNEFAFKVSVVVVTEGKTGVEMEALNAVSVGLLTIYDMVKAIDKTMVIDDIKLLEKDGGKSGQFRRN; encoded by the coding sequence ATGCAACTTACTCACATAAACGAACAAAATAATCCAACAATGGTAGATGTAAGTGATAAAAATATCACAAAAAGAAGAGCTTTGGCAAGTGGTAAAATCACAATGAACGAAGAAGCATTTAATGCAGTTTTAAACGGAAATGCTAAAAAAGGTGCTGTGATAAATACTGCAATTGTAGCAGCAGTTCTAGCTGCAAAACAAACATCAAATTTAATCCCTATGTGTCATCCACTGCCTATTAGCAAGGTTGATGTTGATATAACTCCCGTTGATAACGAATTTGCTTTTAAAGTAAGCGTTGTGGTTGTTACTGAAGGAAAAACAGGTGTTGAAATGGAAGCACTAAATGCTGTTAGCGTTGGCTTATTAACTATTTATGATATGGTTAAGGCTATTGATAAAACAATGGTTATTGATGATATAAAATTACTTGAAAAAGACGGAGGCAAAAGTGGTCAATTTAGAAGAAATTAA
- a CDS encoding diguanylate cyclase, whose product MVKYEILIVVNSVFIFLARFVSGVVFSYYDYLDCFYWCFVASIFYLGFIISVFIGRGFQKSFNQKNYFFNNYKKLLNKKRSFRAYLFKKITRVDFIKIRHFAWYLFQIEIIATTAYISYKVGWGWGFDLYILLVASFFYLNLRKYSPAIYLFPLAYFIIYLTIYFLSTKSNYQDGQVIIYIINVIFTISSIFYSQVIMELGRVIRYVNDENRKSHLKRLTSFDTLTDTYHKYSFLEIMNAKLDHNSNEDVITQASTIIIEISNLRKINEEFTTELGNEVLKEFAYILRKHSENYEKYIARWSGNEFLVFIANEDEVVVRNYIEEIKQDAMRNRFGVKGAKVQVVFGLSHTVSFDYQINKFINEAYEELANNREKLNYEKGEL is encoded by the coding sequence GTGGTAAAATACGAGATTTTAATTGTAGTAAATAGTGTTTTTATATTTTTAGCTAGATTTGTAAGCGGAGTTGTATTTTCTTATTATGATTATTTAGATTGTTTTTATTGGTGTTTTGTTGCTTCTATATTTTATTTAGGCTTTATAATTTCTGTTTTTATAGGAAGAGGTTTTCAAAAAAGCTTTAATCAAAAAAATTATTTTTTTAATAATTATAAAAAACTATTAAACAAAAAGCGTTCTTTTAGGGCGTATTTGTTTAAAAAAATAACAAGAGTTGATTTTATAAAAATTAGGCATTTTGCTTGGTATTTATTTCAAATAGAAATTATTGCAACTACTGCTTATATATCTTATAAAGTAGGTTGGGGTTGGGGATTTGATTTATATATACTTTTGGTTGCATCGTTTTTTTATCTAAATCTTAGAAAATATAGTCCTGCAATATATTTATTTCCTTTAGCTTATTTTATAATTTATTTAACTATTTATTTTTTAAGTACTAAGAGTAATTATCAAGATGGACAAGTTATTATTTATATAATTAATGTTATTTTTACTATTAGTTCTATTTTTTATTCTCAAGTTATTATGGAACTTGGAAGAGTTATTAGGTATGTAAATGATGAAAATAGAAAATCACATTTAAAAAGACTAACAAGCTTTGATACTTTAACAGATACATATCATAAATATTCTTTCTTAGAAATAATGAACGCAAAATTAGATCATAATTCTAATGAAGATGTTATAACTCAAGCAAGCACTATAATTATAGAAATTAGCAACCTAAGAAAAATAAATGAAGAATTTACAACAGAGCTTGGAAACGAAGTTTTGAAAGAATTTGCATATATTCTTAGAAAACATAGTGAAAACTATGAAAAATATATCGCTAGATGGAGCGGTAATGAGTTTTTAGTATTTATTGCAAATGAAGATGAGGTTGTTGTAAGAAACTATATTGAAGAAATCAAGCAAGATGCTATGAGAAATCGTTTTGGTGTAAAAGGAGCTAAAGTTCAAGTTGTTTTTGGCTTATCTCATACGGTTTCTTTTGATTATCAAATCAATAAATTTATAAATGAAGCTTATGAAGAATTAGCAAATAATAGAGAAAAATTAAATTATGAAAAAGGAGAATTATGA
- a CDS encoding MFS transporter, which translates to MNKRLSKEQVKTLALSSLGGTLEFYDFIIFVFFASYFSHHFFPSTLSPFWQELNTYGAFAAAYLARPLGGVVMAHFGDKFGRKNMFMLSILLMVIPTFALAVIPTYETIGYGAPIALLLVRIFQGMAIGGELPGAWVFVREHSEDNKKGLFIGLLTSSVVGGILLGCLVALIMQLNFTTEELKDWGWRVPFALGGVFGIISLYLRRYLNETPVFKEMQKSDSLVKLPIKDVIENHRFGIFISILVTWVLTACVVVFLLIAPNFVRVIMNLEPVDNTYIQMAGIFAMMIGCVLTGFLSDKFGISRICKIFAILWGVFGALYFYELYIAKDLTLLILFYLLATLSAGIMNFTPLIMVEIFPAKIRYSGISFSYNLAYAIAGFITPILLPFLNKVAISENPPFLYQIGGGAYIILVAFVAFITACLVSKRI; encoded by the coding sequence ATGAACAAGCGTTTAAGTAAAGAGCAAGTAAAAACTCTAGCCCTAAGCTCACTTGGTGGGACTTTGGAGTTTTATGACTTTATTATTTTTGTATTTTTTGCGAGTTATTTTTCGCATCATTTCTTTCCATCTACACTTAGCCCTTTTTGGCAAGAGCTAAACACTTATGGAGCATTTGCAGCTGCATATTTAGCAAGACCTTTAGGCGGGGTTGTAATGGCTCACTTTGGAGATAAGTTCGGTAGAAAAAATATGTTTATGCTAAGTATTTTACTAATGGTAATTCCTACTTTTGCACTTGCAGTTATTCCTACTTATGAAACGATAGGATATGGTGCGCCAATAGCGTTATTATTAGTAAGAATATTTCAAGGAATGGCAATAGGTGGAGAATTACCAGGTGCTTGGGTATTTGTAAGAGAGCATAGCGAAGATAACAAAAAGGGCTTATTTATAGGCTTACTAACTTCAAGCGTTGTTGGTGGAATCTTACTTGGTTGTTTGGTTGCACTTATTATGCAACTTAATTTTACTACTGAAGAGCTAAAAGATTGGGGATGGAGAGTTCCGTTTGCTTTAGGCGGTGTTTTTGGAATAATTTCACTATATCTTAGACGCTATTTAAATGAAACTCCTGTGTTTAAAGAAATGCAAAAAAGTGATTCTTTAGTAAAACTTCCTATTAAAGATGTTATAGAAAATCATAGATTTGGAATATTTATTTCTATTTTAGTTACTTGGGTTTTAACTGCTTGTGTTGTTGTGTTTTTATTAATTGCTCCAAATTTTGTAAGAGTTATTATGAATTTAGAGCCTGTTGATAATACTTATATTCAAATGGCAGGTATATTTGCTATGATGATTGGTTGTGTTCTTACTGGATTTCTAAGCGATAAATTTGGCATTAGTAGAATATGTAAGATATTTGCAATTCTTTGGGGAGTGTTTGGAGCCTTGTATTTTTATGAGCTCTACATTGCAAAAGATTTAACACTTTTAATATTATTTTATTTATTAGCAACTCTTAGTGCTGGTATTATGAACTTTACACCTTTAATTATGGTTGAGATTTTCCCTGCAAAAATTCGTTATAGTGGAATTAGCTTTAGCTATAACTTAGCTTATGCTATTGCAGGTTTTATTACGCCTATTTTGTTGCCATTTTTAAACAAGGTTGCAATTAGTGAAAACCCACCATTTTTATATCAAATAGGTGGCGGAGCTTATATAATTCTTGTTGCTTTTGTTGCATTTATTACGGCTTGTTTAGTATCAAAAAGAATATAG
- a CDS encoding Na+/H+ antiporter NhaC family protein: MRFLFLILFSVFLNAADTSVSNMHLYGVLTLLPPLMAIILAFITREVILSLFIGVFTGTFLLAFANFYTANVVNDTYTFTYNNPSFMDWVNLFLASFSNIVKHLLDAMIDSDDAGVILQVFCIGGVVALITKMGGINAVALALTRFVKGPVSAQVSTWLIGLCIFFDDYANSLTVGPIMRPIADKFKISREKLSFILDSTAAPVAGIAIISTWIGIEVGLIKTAYTLVGINDVNAFGVFMQTIPYRFYNIFMLIFVVLTAVQQREFGSMYIAEKNARAGIVSEAALDVGAELERELKPREGIEHKISDALIPILTLIITALTSFYFSGLNAIIDDPDKADILSKIEENYLSFYAIRTTLGEANSSLALFQAALFASVVAVILGLVRKKINHKEAVETWLHGWKSMIFTIAMLLFAWSLAAIVKELGTHKYIVQLLSGSTPHVLLPSMIFLIGSAMSFAIGTSYGTMGILMPLAIPLAHAVGLESGMSGNELHEYMVINISCVLTGAIFGNHCSPIADTVILSAMSAKCELSAHVKTQMPYALLVCAISVIFGYIPVSFGLNVYLTIILGVAMMSLALRLIGKKVE; this comes from the coding sequence ATGAGATTTTTGTTTTTAATATTGTTTTCAGTGTTTTTAAATGCTGCTGATACAAGTGTTAGCAATATGCACTTGTATGGCGTTTTGACACTTTTACCGCCTTTAATGGCAATTATTTTAGCCTTTATTACTCGTGAAGTAATTTTGTCTTTATTTATAGGTGTTTTTACAGGAACTTTTCTTCTAGCTTTTGCTAATTTTTACACAGCAAATGTTGTAAATGATACTTATACATTTACTTATAATAATCCATCTTTTATGGATTGGGTAAATCTATTTTTAGCATCGTTTTCAAACATAGTAAAGCATTTGCTTGATGCTATGATAGATAGCGATGATGCAGGAGTAATCTTACAAGTATTTTGTATAGGTGGTGTGGTTGCTCTTATAACTAAAATGGGTGGAATTAATGCAGTAGCACTTGCACTTACTCGCTTTGTAAAAGGTCCTGTTTCAGCTCAAGTTAGCACTTGGTTAATAGGCTTATGTATATTCTTTGATGATTATGCAAATAGTCTTACCGTTGGTCCTATTATGAGACCAATTGCTGATAAGTTTAAAATCTCTCGTGAAAAGCTAAGTTTTATACTAGATAGCACAGCTGCACCTGTTGCAGGAATTGCTATAATTTCTACTTGGATAGGTATTGAAGTAGGGCTTATAAAAACAGCTTACACTTTAGTTGGAATTAATGATGTAAATGCTTTTGGTGTATTTATGCAGACAATTCCTTATAGATTTTATAATATTTTCATGCTAATTTTCGTGGTTTTAACTGCTGTTCAGCAAAGAGAATTTGGCTCAATGTATATTGCTGAAAAGAATGCTCGTGCAGGAATAGTAAGCGAAGCTGCACTTGATGTTGGAGCTGAGTTAGAGCGTGAGCTTAAACCTCGTGAAGGAATAGAGCATAAAATTAGCGATGCTTTAATTCCTATTCTAACTCTTATTATTACAGCTTTAACAAGCTTTTATTTTAGTGGTTTAAATGCTATTATTGATGATCCTGATAAGGCTGATATTTTAAGTAAGATTGAAGAAAATTATTTAAGCTTTTATGCGATAAGAACAACCTTAGGTGAAGCAAATTCAAGCCTTGCATTATTTCAAGCTGCATTATTTGCTAGTGTTGTAGCAGTTATTTTAGGTCTAGTTCGCAAAAAGATAAATCATAAAGAAGCAGTTGAGACATGGCTGCATGGTTGGAAGAGTATGATATTTACAATTGCAATGCTACTTTTTGCATGGAGCTTAGCTGCTATTGTAAAAGAATTAGGAACTCATAAATACATAGTGCAATTATTATCAGGCTCAACTCCGCATGTTTTACTTCCTAGTATGATTTTCTTAATCGGTTCAGCAATGAGCTTTGCAATAGGTACAAGCTATGGAACAATGGGTATTTTAATGCCTTTAGCAATTCCTTTAGCACATGCAGTAGGACTTGAATCAGGTATGAGTGGCAATGAACTTCATGAATACATGGTAATAAATATTTCTTGTGTTCTAACGGGTGCTATTTTTGGAAATCACTGCTCACCTATTGCTGATACTGTAATTTTAAGTGCTATGAGTGCAAAGTGTGAGCTAAGTGCGCATGTTAAAACTCAAATGCCTTATGCACTTTTAGTGTGTGCAATTAGCGTTATTTTTGGCTATATTCCTGTAAGTTTTGGTCTAAATGTATATTTAACAATTATTTTAGGTGTAGCTATGATGAGCTTAGCACTTCGCTTAATAGGAAAAAAAGTTGAATAA
- a CDS encoding rRNA adenine N-6-methyltransferase family protein, producing MNKFELVCKEFNIPCEKIYENGLRTRVNFALYKDNGKISYAMFKDKCKITDFDTSFICDEIRDFMPKLLENLDEALKDKLFEIRFFKSFYTLNVLLLYHKDIKEFKIGNYYKKLSKLTKLKLNIIMQSRKQRIAYPNDILEHFSNGIKYEFNDECFIQPSLLMNEKMLEFAISCAKVKPNADLLELYCGYGNFTLALAPYFKKVFATELSKKNVEFLNTNCKINNTNNIYTARLKDSEVKDAFNKVRAFNRLKHINLDDFCFSHILIDPPRCGLGECVELVKNYDNIIYISCNPLTAKIDLEKLCKTHELKRFVLFDQFINSEHLECGFYLERM from the coding sequence TTGAATAAATTTGAATTAGTTTGCAAGGAATTTAATATTCCTTGCGAAAAAATTTATGAAAATGGTTTAAGAACTAGAGTTAATTTTGCTTTATATAAAGATAATGGCAAAATCTCTTATGCTATGTTTAAAGATAAGTGCAAAATCACTGATTTTGATACTTCTTTTATATGTGATGAGATAAGAGATTTTATGCCTAAATTACTTGAGAATTTAGATGAAGCTTTAAAGGATAAATTATTTGAAATTAGATTTTTTAAAAGTTTTTATACTTTAAATGTTTTGCTTTTATATCATAAAGATATAAAAGAATTCAAAATCGGAAATTACTACAAAAAACTTAGCAAATTAACTAAATTAAAGCTAAATATCATAATGCAATCAAGAAAGCAAAGAATTGCCTATCCAAACGATATTTTAGAGCATTTTAGCAATGGCATTAAATATGAGTTTAACGATGAGTGTTTTATACAGCCAAGTCTTTTAATGAATGAAAAAATGCTTGAATTTGCAATCTCTTGCGCAAAAGTTAAGCCTAATGCTGATTTATTAGAGCTTTATTGTGGTTATGGTAATTTTACTTTAGCACTTGCTCCTTATTTTAAAAAAGTTTTCGCAACCGAACTTAGCAAAAAAAATGTAGAATTTTTAAATACAAATTGCAAAATAAATAATACTAATAATATTTACACAGCAAGGCTAAAAGATAGCGAAGTAAAAGATGCTTTTAATAAGGTAAGAGCTTTTAATAGATTAAAGCATATTAATTTAGATGATTTTTGCTTTTCGCATATTTTAATAGATCCTCCTAGATGTGGTTTAGGCGAGTGTGTAGAATTAGTAAAAAACTATGATAATATAATTTATATTTCATGTAATCCATTAACGGCTAAAATTGATTTAGAAAAATTATGTAAAACTCATGAATTAAAAAGGTTTGTATTGTTTGATCAATTCATTAATTCAGAGCATTTAGAGTGTGGATTTTACCTAGAAAGGATGTAA
- the ilvA gene encoding threonine ammonia-lyase — translation MIELSKIYAAKEKVYDVAIKTPFNYSRFLSNDKYSIYLKCENLQTIGAYKIRGAYNKLANLSDEQKKLGVVAASAGNHAQGVAFSASKFGIKAYIVMPESTPVNKVSSTANLGAEVILKGDNFDEAYAYAKELEKTKNLTFIHPFADPFVMAGQGTIFLELIEELNNISYIIVPIGGGGLISGIVSAAKQINPNIKVIGVQSKGASAMLNSFNEGKIINSSKVKTIADGIAVRDVNEDCFNIIKQNVDDIVMVSDEEIANAVLFLLEQHKQVVEGAGAASVAAIMHGKIPNLSGNVVCILSGGNIDVTMLNNIIEKGLVKSYRKMQICVTLIDKAGALLDLTKALKDAEANIIKVDYDRFGADFGDANITITLETKGKAHQEQVCKVLSEQGFIYKEIR, via the coding sequence ATGATAGAGCTTAGCAAAATATATGCTGCTAAAGAAAAAGTTTATGATGTAGCGATAAAAACGCCTTTTAATTATTCAAGATTTTTATCAAATGACAAATATAGCATTTATTTAAAATGTGAAAATCTTCAAACAATAGGAGCTTATAAAATAAGGGGCGCTTATAATAAACTTGCAAACTTAAGTGATGAGCAAAAAAAATTAGGAGTAGTTGCAGCAAGTGCAGGAAACCACGCTCAAGGAGTAGCATTTTCTGCTTCAAAGTTTGGAATAAAAGCTTATATCGTAATGCCTGAATCAACACCGGTTAATAAAGTAAGCAGCACAGCAAACTTAGGTGCTGAAGTTATTTTAAAGGGCGATAATTTTGATGAAGCATACGCTTATGCAAAAGAGCTAGAAAAGACTAAAAATCTAACCTTTATTCATCCATTTGCAGACCCATTCGTAATGGCAGGACAAGGAACTATATTTTTAGAATTAATTGAAGAATTAAATAATATTTCTTATATCATCGTGCCTATTGGTGGGGGTGGCTTAATTAGTGGAATTGTAAGTGCAGCAAAACAAATAAATCCAAACATTAAAGTAATAGGCGTTCAAAGTAAGGGTGCTAGTGCTATGCTAAATAGCTTTAATGAAGGCAAAATCATAAATTCAAGCAAGGTAAAAACAATAGCTGATGGTATTGCTGTAAGAGATGTTAATGAAGATTGCTTTAATATAATTAAGCAAAATGTAGATGATATAGTAATGGTTAGCGATGAAGAAATTGCTAATGCGGTTTTATTTTTATTAGAACAGCATAAACAAGTTGTAGAAGGTGCAGGAGCTGCTAGCGTAGCTGCTATAATGCACGGCAAAATCCCTAATCTAAGTGGCAATGTAGTATGTATTTTAAGTGGTGGAAATATAGATGTAACAATGCTAAATAATATCATTGAAAAAGGTCTAGTAAAAAGTTATAGAAAAATGCAAATATGCGTAACTTTAATTGATAAAGCAGGTGCATTGCTTGATTTAACTAAGGCTTTAAAAGATGCAGAAGCTAATATTATTAAGGTTGATTATGATAGATTTGGGGCTGATTTTGGTGATGCAAATATTACAATTACACTAGAGACTAAAGGTAAGGCTCATCAAGAACAAGTTTGTAAAGTTTTAAGCGAACAAGGATTTATTTATAAGGAGATAAGATGA